From one Cupriavidus sp. P-10 genomic stretch:
- a CDS encoding phytoene/squalene synthase family protein yields the protein MREPSRAFLLGPLLKGVSRSFYLTLRVLPARMRDPVGLAYLLARAADTIADTALVAPERRLALLLSLRDQVNGNTVGAAPALSIAAEMARHQEQSDERILLESLDPALAVLTRLEPADRQAVRQILSTLSEGMEFDLRTFPDERAGRIVALPDLAALDHYTYMVAGCVGEFWTHMTAAHVPGAINGDLGAMLRSGVRFGKALQMTNVLRDCGKDLRIGRCYLPASLLVQHGLGPQDLLLPDASVRAHALMRSLAGMTLAHFHEAMAYTLAIPRRFVRLRLACLWPILIGMETLLLLVRNAHWLDPARASKMPRREVYRMVASSLPMVWSNGLLRSWFTRQVRSIEAVIR from the coding sequence ATGCGCGAACCCAGCCGGGCGTTCCTCCTCGGTCCGCTGCTCAAGGGCGTCTCGCGTTCGTTCTATCTCACGCTGCGCGTGCTGCCCGCGCGGATGCGCGACCCGGTAGGGCTGGCCTACCTGCTGGCGCGCGCCGCCGACACGATTGCGGACACGGCGCTGGTTGCGCCGGAAAGGCGGCTGGCATTGCTGCTGTCCTTGCGTGACCAGGTCAACGGCAACACGGTTGGCGCGGCGCCAGCCCTCAGCATTGCGGCGGAGATGGCTCGCCACCAGGAGCAATCCGATGAGCGGATCCTGCTGGAGTCGCTCGATCCGGCGCTGGCGGTGCTGACGCGACTGGAGCCAGCCGACCGGCAAGCGGTCAGGCAGATCCTTTCCACCCTCAGCGAAGGCATGGAGTTCGACCTGCGCACGTTCCCCGACGAGCGCGCCGGCCGCATCGTGGCGCTGCCCGACCTGGCGGCGCTGGACCACTACACCTACATGGTCGCCGGATGCGTCGGCGAATTCTGGACCCACATGACCGCGGCGCACGTGCCGGGTGCGATCAATGGCGACCTCGGCGCCATGCTGCGCAGTGGGGTTCGCTTCGGCAAGGCGTTGCAGATGACCAATGTGCTGCGCGACTGCGGCAAGGACCTGCGCATCGGCCGCTGTTACCTGCCGGCGTCGCTGCTGGTGCAGCACGGGCTGGGTCCGCAGGACTTGCTGCTGCCGGACGCCTCGGTGCGCGCGCATGCCCTGATGCGGTCGCTCGCCGGCATGACGCTGGCGCATTTCCACGAGGCGATGGCCTACACGCTGGCCATCCCCCGGCGTTTCGTGCGGCTGCGGCTGGCCTGCCTGTGGCCAATCCTGATCGGCATGGAGACCTTGCTGCTGCTGGTGCGCAACGCGCACTGGCTGGACCCGGCCAGGGCCTCGAAGATGCCGCGCCGCGAGGTCTACCGCATGGTGGCGTCTTCGCTGCCGATGGTCTGGTCGAACGGCCTGCTGCGCAGCTGGTTCACGCGCCAGGTGCGCAGCATCGAAGCCGTCATTCGCTGA
- a CDS encoding FIST signal transduction protein has product MHDLTFVHADAAHTEWQVALADCQRQLDTQDLLRQARLDHAPPLTLGWCYLSDYYALAAEAILAALQQNWPGVSWIGTVGLGVSASGVEYFDQPAMVLLAAPFPRGSFQLFSGRQPLPAASSGFVPHTALVHAEGSTPDVQELLHELSARTATGYLFGGLSSARNRTLHIADGVYSGGLSGVLFGPEVELVSRVTQGCQPIGPARAVTRSEHNLLFALDGKPALDCVLQDLGVERDAPVEAMAAALSGTLAGLNASTDDAPVQPGRFGSDTLVRHLIGLDVQHRVLALADQVEPGMRLAFCMRNAAAARADLERIATEVRADIEQSGGHARGALYISCSGRGGPHFGAPHAELQTVRGVLGDLPLAGFFAGGEIARDHLYGYTGVLTVFTSH; this is encoded by the coding sequence ATGCATGACCTGACCTTTGTTCACGCTGACGCCGCGCATACCGAGTGGCAGGTCGCGCTGGCCGACTGCCAGCGCCAGCTCGACACGCAGGACCTGCTGCGCCAGGCGCGGCTGGATCATGCGCCGCCGCTGACGCTCGGCTGGTGCTACCTGAGCGACTACTACGCGCTGGCCGCGGAGGCCATCCTTGCCGCGTTGCAACAGAACTGGCCCGGGGTGTCGTGGATCGGCACGGTCGGGCTGGGCGTGTCGGCGAGCGGCGTGGAGTACTTCGACCAGCCGGCGATGGTGCTGCTGGCGGCGCCGTTCCCGCGCGGCAGCTTCCAGCTGTTCTCCGGGCGCCAGCCCTTGCCGGCCGCGTCTTCCGGCTTCGTCCCGCATACCGCGCTGGTGCATGCCGAGGGCAGCACGCCGGACGTGCAGGAGCTGCTGCACGAGCTGAGCGCCCGCACCGCCACCGGCTACCTGTTCGGCGGGCTGAGCTCGGCACGCAACCGTACCCTGCATATTGCCGACGGCGTGTATTCCGGCGGGCTGTCGGGCGTGCTGTTTGGCCCGGAAGTCGAACTTGTCTCCCGCGTCACGCAGGGCTGCCAGCCGATCGGGCCGGCACGCGCGGTGACGCGCAGCGAACACAACCTGCTGTTCGCGCTGGACGGCAAGCCGGCGCTGGATTGCGTGCTGCAGGACCTGGGCGTCGAGCGCGATGCGCCGGTCGAAGCCATGGCGGCAGCGTTGTCGGGAACGCTCGCCGGCTTGAACGCTTCCACCGACGATGCACCGGTGCAGCCGGGCAGGTTCGGCTCGGATACGCTGGTGCGCCACCTGATCGGACTGGATGTGCAGCATCGCGTGCTCGCGCTTGCCGACCAGGTCGAGCCTGGCATGCGGCTCGCGTTCTGCATGCGCAACGCCGCCGCGGCGCGTGCGGACCTGGAACGCATCGCCACGGAAGTCCGCGCGGATATTGAACAAAGCGGCGGCCACGCGCGTGGCGCGCTCTATATCAGCTGCTCAGGCCGGGGCGGGCCGCATTTCGGCGCACCGCATGCCGAGCTGCAGACCGTGCGCGGCGTGCTGGGTGACCTGCCGCTGGCCGGTTTCTTTGCCGGCGGCGAGATCGCGCGGGATCACCTCTATGGCTATACGGGAGTGCTGACGGTCTTCACCAGTCATTGA